A single genomic interval of Vibrio gallicus harbors:
- the ribF gene encoding bifunctional riboflavin kinase/FAD synthetase, translating to MQLIRGSHNLRPSHRGCVLTIGNFDGVHLGHQAVLKQVNLKANQLGLAAVVMTFEPQPLELFMQQKAPARLTRLRDKFVQLSKLDLDSLLCLNFNKVFANLPAERFIQQLLVEQLGVRYLVVGDDFRFGKQRQGDFALLQQAGKEFGFEVVSTSSFCLEQQRVSSTAIRKALAEDDLVAAKTMLGRDYSISGRVSHGRKLGRTIGFPTANLPLKRCVSPVSGVYVVEAKYKGQTLGGVANVGQRPTVDGVRQQLEVHFFDFSTNLYGEQLEVCLLHKLRNEVKFPSFDALKTQIELDAEAARVWLLRTKR from the coding sequence ATGCAATTAATCCGAGGCAGTCATAACCTTCGCCCTAGCCATAGGGGATGCGTATTGACCATAGGTAATTTTGATGGTGTACATTTAGGCCATCAAGCCGTATTGAAGCAAGTTAACCTAAAAGCTAACCAGCTTGGTCTTGCTGCGGTTGTAATGACATTTGAGCCTCAACCGCTCGAGCTATTTATGCAGCAAAAGGCGCCGGCAAGGCTTACACGACTACGAGATAAGTTTGTGCAATTGAGCAAACTCGATCTAGACAGTTTGTTGTGCCTTAACTTCAATAAAGTATTTGCCAATTTACCAGCAGAGCGCTTTATTCAGCAATTGCTTGTTGAGCAGTTAGGGGTTCGGTACCTTGTTGTTGGTGATGATTTTCGTTTTGGTAAACAACGCCAAGGTGATTTTGCTTTGCTACAACAAGCTGGTAAGGAATTTGGGTTTGAGGTTGTGAGTACCAGCAGTTTCTGTTTAGAACAGCAACGTGTAAGTAGCACTGCTATTCGAAAAGCATTAGCAGAAGATGATTTAGTGGCTGCGAAGACTATGCTAGGAAGAGACTATAGCATTAGTGGTCGCGTCTCTCACGGCAGGAAACTGGGCCGAACAATCGGTTTTCCAACCGCAAACCTACCGTTAAAACGATGTGTTTCTCCAGTGTCTGGGGTTTACGTCGTAGAAGCGAAATATAAAGGGCAGACCCTAGGTGGGGTCGCCAATGTAGGGCAAAGACCTACGGTTGACGGAGTCCGTCAGCAACTCGAAGTTCATTTTTTTGACTTCTCTACAAATTTGTATGGTGAGCAACTTGAAGTGTGCTTGCTACATAAACTGCGCAACGAGGTGAAGTTTCCGTCATTCGACGCGCTAAAAACTCAAATTGAATTAGATGCTGAAGCAGCTAGGGTGTGGTTGCTTCGGACAAAGCGTTGA
- the ileS gene encoding isoleucine--tRNA ligase, translated as MTDYKDTLNLPETGFPMRGNLANREPEMLKRWYKEDLYGAIREAKKGNKPFVLHDGPPYANGDIHIGHALNKILKDIIIKSKTLSGFDAPYIPGWDCHGLPIELMVEKKKGKPGQKISAAEFREECRKYAAGQVEGQKESFKRLGIMGEWDKPYRTMDFGTEANIIRALGQIADKGHLLKGFKPVHWCTDCGSALAEAEVEYKDKVSPSIDVRFKAKDEAAVLAKFALADGVEGQGQISTVIWTTTPWTLPANRAVCLRDDLEYVLVQVEGTDERQPERLIVSSELVTQLMDRAGIEHYHNLGFATGADLELSEFNHPFYDFSVPAILGDHVTTESGTGVVHTAPGHGQEDFVVGQKYGLEIANPVGSNGVYLPDTELFAGQHVFKANASVLDVLKEKGALLHHHAYEHSYPHCWRHKTPIIFRATPQWFISMDQAGLREKALGAIKDVEWMPEWGQSRIEGMVEGRPEWCISRQRTWGVPITLFVHKETSELHPNTQELIEKVAQLVEQKGIQAWWDVDVAELLGEADAENYEKTLDTLDVWFDSGVTHYSVVDAREEYNGASADLYLEGSDQHRGWFQSSLISSIAMKDEAPYKQVLTHGFVVDGDGRKMSKSIGNVVAPKDVTNRLGADILRLWVSSTDYTGEVAVSDEILKRSADAYRRIRNTARFFLANLNGFNPETDLVPAEEMVALDRWAVGRALEAQTEIVSCFEAYNTHGVTQRLMQFCSIEMGSFYLDVIKDRQYTAKAGSHAQRSCQTALYYIVEALVRWMAPIMSFTADEIWNEMPGSRDKFVFTGEWYTGLFGLDENEELSYEFWEEIQQVRTAVNKLLENARKEKIIGGALQAEVTLFASDEIAAKLSKLSDELRFVLLTSQAEVRPLSEKSEAASETEVEGLAVEVKATEQQKCERCWHHTSDVGTIEGHETICGRCVSNVEGDGETRKFV; from the coding sequence ATGACTGATTATAAAGATACCCTGAACCTTCCTGAAACAGGGTTTCCTATGCGTGGTAATCTGGCGAACCGTGAACCAGAGATGCTAAAGCGTTGGTATAAGGAAGATCTTTACGGTGCGATCCGTGAAGCTAAAAAAGGCAATAAGCCTTTTGTTCTACATGATGGTCCTCCATACGCAAATGGTGATATTCATATCGGCCATGCACTAAACAAGATTCTTAAAGACATTATTATCAAATCTAAGACGTTGTCTGGGTTTGATGCACCTTATATTCCTGGCTGGGATTGTCATGGTCTTCCAATTGAGCTTATGGTTGAGAAGAAAAAAGGCAAGCCAGGTCAGAAGATTTCTGCAGCTGAGTTTCGTGAAGAGTGTCGTAAGTATGCAGCAGGCCAGGTAGAAGGCCAGAAAGAAAGCTTTAAGCGTCTAGGTATTATGGGTGAGTGGGATAAACCATATCGCACAATGGACTTTGGAACTGAAGCAAATATTATTCGTGCATTAGGCCAAATAGCTGACAAAGGTCACCTATTAAAAGGCTTTAAACCTGTGCATTGGTGTACCGATTGTGGCTCTGCACTTGCGGAAGCTGAGGTTGAGTATAAAGACAAGGTTTCACCGTCTATTGATGTTCGCTTTAAAGCGAAAGATGAAGCGGCTGTACTTGCTAAGTTTGCATTGGCTGATGGCGTTGAAGGTCAAGGTCAAATCTCAACAGTTATCTGGACTACTACTCCTTGGACACTACCTGCAAACCGTGCGGTATGTTTACGTGATGACCTTGAGTATGTGCTTGTTCAAGTTGAAGGTACTGATGAGCGTCAACCTGAGCGTCTAATCGTTTCGTCTGAATTAGTGACTCAACTTATGGATCGCGCAGGTATCGAGCACTACCATAATCTTGGTTTTGCTACAGGTGCAGACCTAGAGCTAAGCGAGTTTAACCACCCATTTTATGATTTCAGTGTACCAGCCATTTTAGGTGACCATGTTACTACTGAATCGGGTACTGGTGTTGTGCATACCGCTCCGGGTCATGGCCAAGAAGACTTCGTGGTCGGTCAAAAATATGGCCTAGAAATAGCAAATCCTGTTGGCTCAAATGGTGTTTACCTGCCAGACACAGAGCTTTTTGCCGGTCAGCATGTATTTAAAGCTAATGCATCGGTTCTTGATGTACTAAAAGAAAAAGGTGCTCTTTTACATCATCATGCTTATGAACATAGTTACCCGCACTGCTGGCGTCACAAGACACCTATTATTTTCCGTGCGACACCACAATGGTTTATTTCTATGGACCAAGCGGGTCTACGTGAAAAAGCATTAGGTGCTATCAAAGATGTTGAATGGATGCCTGAATGGGGTCAAAGCCGTATCGAAGGTATGGTTGAAGGACGCCCTGAGTGGTGTATTTCTCGTCAGCGTACTTGGGGTGTGCCAATTACCCTATTTGTACATAAAGAGACATCGGAGCTTCACCCTAATACCCAAGAGTTAATTGAAAAAGTTGCTCAACTAGTTGAGCAAAAAGGTATTCAAGCTTGGTGGGATGTGGATGTGGCTGAACTGCTTGGTGAAGCAGACGCTGAGAACTATGAAAAAACCCTTGATACATTAGATGTATGGTTTGATTCTGGTGTTACTCACTACTCGGTCGTTGATGCTCGTGAGGAGTATAACGGTGCTAGCGCAGATCTTTACCTAGAGGGTTCGGACCAACACCGTGGCTGGTTCCAATCATCACTTATTTCATCGATTGCGATGAAAGATGAAGCACCATACAAGCAAGTGTTAACTCACGGTTTTGTGGTGGATGGTGACGGACGTAAGATGTCTAAGTCTATCGGTAACGTTGTTGCACCTAAAGACGTAACTAACCGCCTTGGCGCAGATATTCTACGCCTATGGGTTTCTTCTACCGATTACACAGGTGAAGTTGCGGTTTCAGATGAGATCCTAAAGCGTAGCGCTGATGCGTATCGCCGTATTCGTAATACTGCGCGTTTCTTCTTAGCTAACCTAAATGGATTCAATCCAGAAACAGATCTTGTCCCAGCAGAAGAAATGGTTGCTTTAGACCGCTGGGCTGTAGGGCGTGCTCTAGAAGCTCAAACAGAGATTGTTAGCTGTTTTGAGGCATACAACACTCATGGTGTAACGCAGCGTTTAATGCAGTTCTGTTCTATTGAAATGGGCTCTTTCTATCTAGACGTGATTAAAGACCGTCAGTACACAGCGAAGGCGGGCAGTCATGCTCAGCGTAGCTGCCAAACTGCGTTGTACTATATCGTAGAAGCACTGGTACGCTGGATGGCTCCTATCATGTCATTTACTGCTGATGAAATCTGGAATGAAATGCCGGGCTCTAGAGATAAGTTTGTCTTTACTGGCGAGTGGTATACCGGCCTATTCGGATTAGATGAAAACGAAGAGCTAAGCTACGAGTTCTGGGAAGAGATTCAACAGGTTCGTACTGCGGTAAATAAACTGCTTGAAAATGCACGTAAAGAAAAAATCATCGGTGGGGCACTACAAGCAGAGGTAACTCTATTTGCCAGTGACGAGATTGCAGCTAAATTAAGCAAGCTATCTGATGAGCTTCGTTTTGTGTTATTGACTTCTCAAGCTGAAGTGCGTCCTTTATCTGAGAAGAGTGAAGCGGCATCTGAAACAGAAGTTGAAGGTCTCGCTGTAGAGGTTAAAGCAACGGAGCAACAGAAGTGTGAGCGCTGCTGGCACCATACGTCAGATGTAGGCACTATTGAAGGTCATGAAACCATCTGTGGCCGCTGCGTATCTAACGTAGAAGGCGACGGCGAAACTCGTAAGTTTGTTTAA
- the lspA gene encoding signal peptidase II has translation MSAFKTTGLRWLWLAALIFVADIGIKLVVMDNMGYGWANRIEVLPFFNLLYVHNYGAAFSFLGDQDGWQRWLFTGIAFVVCAMLMLWMKRLPSSDKWNNISYALIIGGAIGNVFDRIVHGFVVDYLDFFVGNYHWPAFNLADSAIVIGAAMVILDGFLNKKADATT, from the coding sequence ATGAGTGCATTTAAAACTACAGGGCTACGCTGGTTATGGCTAGCGGCTCTGATTTTTGTCGCAGATATCGGCATTAAGCTAGTGGTTATGGATAATATGGGTTATGGATGGGCAAACCGTATTGAGGTGTTGCCTTTCTTTAATCTGTTATATGTTCATAACTATGGCGCAGCTTTTAGTTTCTTGGGCGACCAAGATGGCTGGCAACGCTGGTTGTTTACTGGGATTGCTTTTGTTGTCTGTGCAATGCTGATGCTATGGATGAAGCGCTTGCCGAGTAGCGATAAATGGAACAATATTTCTTATGCTCTGATCATCGGTGGAGCGATAGGCAATGTGTTCGATCGAATCGTACATGGTTTTGTTGTCGACTATCTAGACTTCTTTGTTGGAAACTACCATTGGCCAGCATTTAACCTTGCTGATAGTGCCATCGTTATTGGCGCAGCTATGGTTATCCTCGATGGATTTTTAAATAAAAAAGCAGATGCCACTACCTAG
- the secG gene encoding preprotein translocase subunit SecG, producing the protein MFETLLVIYLLAALGVIGLVLIQQGKGADMGASFGAGASNTVFGAGGSGNFLTRMTAVFAAVFIVVCLVLGNMSTHKTESQWVDPTAGQTIQKTDNPASEVPAETGEEIPQ; encoded by the coding sequence ATGTTTGAAACTCTACTTGTGATTTACCTGTTGGCTGCGCTTGGTGTGATTGGCCTAGTTCTGATTCAACAAGGTAAAGGCGCAGATATGGGAGCCTCTTTCGGTGCAGGCGCATCAAACACAGTGTTTGGCGCTGGCGGCTCAGGAAATTTCCTAACCCGAATGACTGCAGTTTTTGCAGCAGTATTTATCGTTGTTTGTTTGGTTCTTGGTAATATGTCTACGCATAAGACCGAGTCTCAATGGGTTGATCCTACTGCGGGTCAAACTATTCAAAAAACAGATAACCCAGCGAGTGAAGTTCCAGCCGAAACCGGCGAAGAGATTCCTCAATAA
- the rimP gene encoding ribosome maturation factor RimP yields MTGLERQLTEMLEAPVAASGYELVGLEFIRAGEYSTLRIFIDSENGINVDDCAEVSHQVSAVLDVEDPISVAYSLEVSSPGLERPLFKPAHYEQFLEHDVNIVLKMGVGNRRKWKGTIRKVDGETITIEADKEEHEFVLSNISKANLIPKF; encoded by the coding sequence ATGACTGGTTTAGAAAGACAACTAACTGAAATGCTTGAAGCGCCAGTAGCGGCGTCAGGCTATGAATTAGTTGGACTTGAATTTATTCGTGCTGGTGAGTACTCGACACTGCGCATCTTTATTGATAGCGAGAATGGCATCAATGTCGATGATTGTGCAGAAGTAAGCCATCAAGTTAGTGCGGTACTTGATGTAGAAGACCCTATTTCGGTTGCGTATAGCCTAGAAGTTTCTTCACCAGGCCTTGAACGCCCTCTGTTTAAACCAGCACACTATGAGCAGTTTCTGGAGCATGATGTCAATATCGTCTTGAAGATGGGTGTGGGTAACCGCCGTAAATGGAAAGGTACTATCCGCAAGGTCGATGGCGAAACGATTACAATCGAAGCTGACAAAGAAGAGCATGAGTTCGTATTGAGCAACATCTCTAAAGCCAATCTGATCCCTAAATTTTAA
- the nusA gene encoding transcription termination factor NusA: MNKEILAVVEAVSNEKAVPRERIFEALEIALSTATKKKYEIEIEVRVAIDRKSGEFDTFRRWEAVAEVESPTKEISIEAAQYEDETIQIGDFIEDDIESVKFDRITTQTAKQVIVQKVREAEREQIVEKFIDNEGELITGVVKKVNRETVILDLGENAEAVILRDDQLPRENFRPGDRVRGLLYSVRPEARGFQLFITRSKPEMLTELFRIEVPEIAEEIIELKAAARDPGSRAKIAVKTNDRRIDPVGACVGMRGARVQAVSGELGNERIDIILWDDNPAQFVINAMAPADVASIIVDEDTHSMDIAVEADNLAQAIGRSGQNVRLASQLTGWELNVMTVEDLQKKHEAESTEAIESFIKHLDIEQDFAELLVEEGFSTLEEVAYVPMNELLEINGLDEDLVEELRTRAKNALTTLALAKEETFEGLHPADDLLALEGLEREMAFKLAAKGVKTLEDLADQGIDDLEGIEELTEERAGELIMAARNICWFGDEE; this comes from the coding sequence ATGAACAAAGAAATTTTAGCTGTAGTTGAAGCCGTATCGAACGAAAAAGCGGTACCGCGTGAGCGTATTTTTGAAGCTCTAGAAATTGCACTATCAACTGCAACCAAAAAGAAATATGAAATTGAAATCGAAGTACGTGTTGCTATCGATCGAAAAAGCGGTGAGTTTGATACTTTCCGTCGTTGGGAAGCTGTTGCAGAAGTAGAAAGCCCAACTAAAGAAATCTCTATTGAAGCGGCTCAATATGAAGATGAAACGATTCAGATTGGTGATTTCATTGAAGATGATATCGAATCAGTTAAGTTTGACCGTATTACGACTCAAACTGCTAAGCAAGTAATCGTACAGAAAGTACGTGAAGCTGAGCGTGAGCAAATCGTTGAAAAGTTCATTGATAACGAAGGTGAGTTAATCACTGGCGTTGTTAAGAAAGTGAACCGTGAAACAGTTATTCTAGACCTTGGTGAAAACGCAGAAGCGGTAATCCTACGTGATGACCAACTTCCTCGTGAAAACTTCCGTCCAGGTGACCGTGTTCGTGGTCTACTTTACTCAGTACGTCCTGAAGCACGTGGTTTCCAGCTATTTATCACTCGCTCTAAGCCTGAGATGCTAACTGAACTATTCCGTATCGAAGTGCCTGAAATTGCAGAAGAGATCATCGAGCTTAAAGCAGCAGCTCGTGATCCAGGTTCTCGTGCCAAGATCGCAGTTAAAACTAACGATCGCCGTATCGACCCAGTAGGTGCATGTGTAGGTATGCGTGGAGCACGCGTACAGGCAGTATCTGGTGAGTTAGGCAATGAGCGTATCGATATCATCCTTTGGGATGACAACCCAGCGCAGTTCGTTATCAATGCAATGGCTCCTGCTGATGTAGCGTCAATCATCGTAGATGAAGACACGCACTCAATGGATATCGCTGTTGAAGCTGATAACCTAGCGCAAGCAATTGGCCGTAGTGGTCAAAACGTACGTTTGGCATCGCAACTTACTGGTTGGGAACTGAACGTAATGACTGTAGAAGACTTACAGAAGAAACACGAAGCAGAATCAACTGAAGCTATTGAAAGCTTCATTAAGCACCTAGATATCGAGCAAGATTTCGCTGAACTTCTTGTAGAAGAAGGCTTCTCTACCTTAGAGGAAGTAGCTTACGTTCCTATGAACGAGCTACTAGAAATCAATGGCCTAGATGAGGATCTTGTTGAAGAGCTACGTACTAGAGCGAAAAACGCTCTTACAACATTAGCACTTGCAAAAGAAGAAACCTTCGAGGGACTTCACCCAGCAGATGACTTACTAGCTCTAGAAGGGCTAGAGCGCGAAATGGCGTTTAAGTTAGCGGCGAAAGGTGTGAAAACTCTAGAAGATCTTGCAGACCAAGGTATTGATGATCTAGAAGGTATCGAAGAACTAACAGAAGAACGCGCAGGTGAGCTAATCATGGCTGCACGTAATATTTGTTGGTTTGGCGACGAAGAATAA
- the infB gene encoding translation initiation factor IF-2, with translation MTQLTVKALSEEIGTPVDRLVEQLADAGMKKTAADNVSDDEKQTLLTHLKREHGDAAGEVEPTRLTLQRKKRSTLSVSAGGGKSKDVTVEVRKKRTYVKRTTVDDEARLEAEEQARLEAEAVANREAEDKAAREAEDKANREAEAAKREAEAAAKREAEEKATREAAEKAQPKNVKAEQKETEERKVKNDMAAKEAAELQRRQEEEAKRKVEQEAEKLLEDARKLAEENAERWAKEEQSKKTETGDYHVTTSTYAREAEDEADRRADTSGARKKKKKKASDNKAQANTRGGRNQRGRGRGKLAKPSSMQHGFDKTAAVAKADVVIGETIVIAELANKMSVKATEVIKVMMKMGAMATINQVIDQETAALVAEEMGHKVVLRKENELEEAVLSDRDNAFDAVSRAPVVTIMGHVDHGKTSTLDYIRKAHVASGEAGGITQHIGAYHVETDNGMITFLDTPGHAAFTAMRARGAQATDIVVLVVAADDGVMPQTIEAIQHAQAAGVPLIVAVNKIDKEGANPDNVKNELAQYDVIPEEWGGENMFVHISAKQGTNIESLLETILLQSEILELTAVAEGMASGVVVESRLDKGRGPVATVLVQSGTLNKGDILLCGQEYGRVRAMRDENGAEITQAGPSIPVEIIGLSGVPASGDEATVVRDERKAREVANYRQGKFRDVKLARQQKAKLENMFSNMTAGEVAELNVVLKADVQGSVEAIADSLRKLSTEEVKVNIVGSGVGGITETDAVLAAASNAILLGFNVRADASARRAVENENLDLRYYSIIYQLIDEVKQAMGGMLAPEFRQEIIGLAEVRDVFKSPKLGAIAGCMVTEGVIKRNNPIRVLRDNVVIYEGELESLRRFKDDVQEVKNGYECGIGVKNYNDVRVGDQIEVFEIVEVKRTLD, from the coding sequence ATGACACAACTAACAGTTAAAGCACTGAGTGAAGAAATTGGTACGCCGGTTGATCGTCTCGTTGAACAACTTGCTGACGCAGGTATGAAAAAAACAGCGGCAGACAACGTAAGCGATGATGAAAAACAGACACTCCTAACACACCTTAAGCGTGAGCATGGCGACGCAGCTGGAGAGGTTGAACCAACGCGTTTGACTCTACAGCGTAAAAAACGCAGCACTTTAAGCGTTTCTGCTGGCGGCGGTAAGAGCAAAGATGTTACTGTAGAAGTGCGCAAAAAACGTACATACGTTAAGCGTACTACTGTAGATGATGAAGCTCGCTTAGAAGCAGAAGAGCAAGCACGTCTAGAAGCAGAAGCAGTAGCTAACCGTGAAGCTGAAGATAAAGCGGCGCGTGAAGCTGAAGATAAAGCTAACCGTGAAGCTGAAGCAGCCAAGCGCGAAGCAGAGGCTGCGGCCAAACGAGAAGCTGAAGAAAAAGCAACGCGTGAAGCAGCAGAAAAAGCTCAACCTAAGAATGTTAAGGCTGAGCAAAAAGAGACAGAAGAGCGTAAAGTGAAGAACGACATGGCAGCTAAAGAAGCGGCTGAACTACAGCGTCGCCAAGAAGAAGAAGCAAAACGTAAAGTAGAACAAGAAGCTGAGAAGCTTCTTGAAGATGCTCGTAAATTGGCTGAAGAGAATGCTGAGCGTTGGGCTAAAGAAGAACAAAGTAAAAAAACTGAGACCGGTGACTATCACGTAACGACCTCTACCTATGCTCGTGAAGCAGAGGATGAAGCAGATCGTCGTGCAGATACCAGTGGTGCTCGTAAGAAGAAAAAGAAAAAAGCGAGCGATAATAAAGCTCAAGCTAACACTCGCGGTGGTCGTAACCAACGCGGTCGCGGTCGTGGCAAACTCGCTAAACCGTCTTCTATGCAGCATGGCTTCGATAAAACAGCCGCTGTAGCAAAAGCAGATGTAGTTATCGGTGAAACTATCGTAATTGCTGAGCTAGCTAACAAGATGTCTGTAAAAGCGACTGAAGTTATCAAAGTAATGATGAAGATGGGTGCTATGGCAACCATTAACCAAGTGATTGACCAAGAAACTGCAGCTCTAGTTGCAGAAGAAATGGGACACAAGGTTGTTCTTCGTAAAGAGAATGAGCTAGAAGAAGCAGTACTGTCAGATCGTGACAACGCTTTTGACGCTGTATCTCGTGCTCCAGTTGTTACTATCATGGGTCACGTTGACCATGGTAAAACGTCAACACTTGATTACATTCGTAAAGCACATGTTGCTTCAGGTGAAGCGGGCGGTATTACCCAGCATATCGGTGCATACCACGTAGAAACTGACAACGGCATGATTACGTTCTTGGATACTCCTGGACACGCCGCGTTTACCGCAATGCGTGCTCGTGGTGCTCAAGCTACGGATATCGTTGTTCTAGTTGTAGCAGCAGATGATGGTGTAATGCCACAAACAATCGAAGCAATCCAGCACGCGCAAGCGGCGGGTGTACCTCTGATTGTTGCTGTGAACAAGATCGATAAAGAGGGTGCAAACCCAGACAACGTTAAGAACGAACTAGCTCAATACGATGTTATCCCTGAAGAGTGGGGCGGTGAGAACATGTTTGTTCACATCTCTGCAAAACAAGGTACTAACATTGAGAGCCTGCTAGAAACTATCCTTCTACAATCAGAGATTCTAGAGCTTACAGCTGTAGCTGAAGGTATGGCATCTGGTGTTGTTGTTGAATCCCGCCTTGATAAAGGTCGTGGTCCAGTTGCAACGGTTCTTGTTCAGTCTGGTACGCTTAACAAGGGCGATATCCTACTTTGTGGTCAAGAATACGGCCGTGTTCGTGCAATGCGCGATGAGAACGGTGCTGAAATCACACAAGCAGGTCCTTCGATCCCTGTAGAAATCATCGGTCTATCTGGTGTTCCTGCGTCAGGTGACGAAGCAACTGTAGTTCGTGATGAGCGTAAAGCTCGTGAAGTAGCCAACTACCGCCAAGGTAAATTCCGTGATGTGAAACTAGCACGTCAACAGAAAGCGAAACTAGAGAACATGTTCTCTAACATGACTGCTGGTGAAGTTGCTGAGCTTAACGTTGTACTTAAAGCGGACGTTCAGGGTTCTGTGGAAGCTATCGCTGATTCTCTACGTAAACTTTCTACTGAAGAAGTGAAGGTGAATATCGTAGGTTCTGGTGTCGGTGGTATCACTGAGACTGACGCAGTACTTGCAGCAGCGTCTAACGCTATCCTACTTGGTTTCAACGTTCGTGCTGATGCATCTGCTCGCCGCGCTGTTGAAAACGAGAACCTAGACCTTCGTTACTACTCAATCATTTACCAATTGATTGACGAAGTTAAACAAGCGATGGGCGGTATGCTTGCTCCAGAATTCAGACAAGAAATCATTGGTCTTGCTGAAGTACGTGACGTATTTAAGTCACCTAAACTGGGCGCAATCGCTGGTTGTATGGTTACTGAAGGCGTGATTAAGCGTAACAACCCAATCCGTGTACTTCGTGATAACGTTGTAATCTACGAAGGTGAGCTAGAATCTCTACGCCGCTTCAAAGATGACGTACAAGAAGTTAAGAATGGCTACGAGTGTGGTATCGGCGTTAAGAACTATAATGATGTTCGCGTTGGTGACCAAATCGAAGTATTCGAAATCGTTGAAGTTAAGCGTACTCTTGACTAA
- the rbfA gene encoding 30S ribosome-binding factor RbfA, whose amino-acid sequence MSKEFSRTQRVSQQLQKELAVLLQREVRDSRIGMVTISDVEVSRDLAVAKVFVTFLCIGDQTPETSLEALKEHEVQIRMMLGKRIRLRLTPEVRFVYDSTLVEGIRMSSLVSEVVSKDKKRREDSGREDEE is encoded by the coding sequence ATGTCAAAAGAATTTAGCCGCACACAGCGTGTGTCGCAACAACTGCAAAAAGAACTGGCTGTATTATTACAGCGTGAAGTTCGTGACTCTCGTATTGGAATGGTTACCATTTCCGACGTTGAGGTATCACGCGATTTAGCCGTAGCTAAGGTATTTGTTACCTTCCTATGCATTGGCGATCAAACTCCAGAAACTAGCCTTGAAGCGCTAAAAGAGCATGAAGTACAGATCCGTATGATGCTTGGTAAGCGTATTCGTCTACGCTTGACTCCTGAAGTGCGCTTTGTTTATGACAGCACTCTGGTTGAAGGTATACGTATGTCTAGCCTTGTGAGTGAAGTCGTATCTAAAGATAAGAAACGTCGCGAGGATTCGGGTCGCGAGGATGAAGAGTAA
- the truB gene encoding tRNA pseudouridine(55) synthase TruB — translation MARRRKGRPVNGVVLLDKPTGISSNDALQKVKRIFFAQKAGHTGALDPLATGMLPICLGEATKFSQYLLDSDKRYRTIAKLGERTNTSDSDGEVVETRLVDVSEEKLQQCIEKFRGTTDQVPSMFSALKYQGKPLYEYAREGIEVPRESRKITVYEINLIRFEGDEVELEVHCSKGTYIRTIVDDLGEMLGCGAHVTYLRRSGVAKYPYEKMVTLEQLQELLDKANAEEIAPKELLDPLLLPMDTAVEDLPEVNLIPELVDMVQHGQPVQVFGAPVEGPVRMTAGEEKLFIGVADIDDDGRVAPKRLVVFSEEQG, via the coding sequence ATGGCAAGACGACGTAAGGGCCGCCCGGTCAATGGCGTAGTTTTGTTAGATAAACCCACTGGAATTTCATCTAACGATGCTCTGCAAAAAGTAAAGCGTATCTTCTTTGCTCAGAAAGCAGGACATACGGGAGCGCTTGACCCATTGGCAACTGGAATGCTACCTATTTGCTTAGGTGAAGCAACCAAGTTTTCACAGTATCTCCTTGATTCAGATAAGCGTTATCGCACTATAGCTAAACTTGGTGAGCGTACTAACACCTCGGATTCAGATGGAGAGGTTGTTGAAACTCGCCTAGTAGATGTGAGTGAGGAAAAACTTCAGCAGTGTATCGAGAAGTTTCGAGGCACGACAGATCAAGTACCATCTATGTTCTCAGCGCTGAAATATCAGGGTAAACCGCTTTACGAATATGCGCGTGAAGGTATCGAAGTACCTCGTGAATCTCGAAAGATAACGGTATATGAGATTAACCTGATTCGTTTTGAAGGCGATGAGGTTGAGCTCGAAGTGCATTGCTCTAAGGGAACCTATATTCGTACGATTGTGGACGACTTAGGGGAAATGCTCGGCTGTGGCGCTCATGTTACTTATCTTCGTCGTTCTGGTGTTGCAAAATACCCTTACGAAAAAATGGTAACACTGGAACAATTGCAGGAGCTGCTCGATAAAGCGAATGCCGAAGAGATTGCGCCAAAAGAGTTACTCGATCCACTGTTGCTACCAATGGATACCGCAGTAGAAGACCTTCCTGAAGTAAACCTTATCCCAGAACTTGTGGATATGGTTCAGCACGGACAACCTGTACAGGTGTTTGGTGCTCCAGTTGAAGGCCCTGTGCGAATGACCGCAGGTGAAGAGAAGCTCTTCATCGGCGTTGCTGATATTGACGATGACGGCCGTGTTGCCCCAAAACGTTTAGTTGTATTTAGCGAAGAGCAGGGTTAA